One region of Channa argus isolate prfri chromosome 20, Channa argus male v1.0, whole genome shotgun sequence genomic DNA includes:
- the LOC137105715 gene encoding kelch repeat and BTB domain-containing protein 13 codes for MEVPQGLGVNQDIHAGNATLDLEDREHQAGWVRVRVEESWFTVERALLARYSDYFAALFQSGMTESEQDELCLKGGVHARGFLIALTVCRGEIPTISDADELVDAVECAAFLQVPRLVRHLCDIIDSDNCLLLYQAASIFGVHALFHSAALFLCDAFDELKEAAEDTISADLLQYSQSLSPSAYIAIGTHSPSMDMLHDCFRTVCYLDEKEGEWKHLTNLPTLCSTSMAGVAVLDNRLYIVGGVYGYGKETVDASFCYNPATGAWIVLPGPQQQRYDFTLLGHEGRLYAIGGEFQKRIISTAESYDAKKGEWTFIQQAPRPIASAACAVARQRMFVCFWKPPDTTDIFEYTPAIDEWKLVTTMIRNQSYGHCMVAHRDNLYVMRNGPCDDFLRCLIDCYNITTGQWTALPGHYINSKGALFTAMIRGDSVFTVKHMLTLQYTITDNGWKPCRQMKGFPKSGSLWTCLLRLPKMGPVIPQLDAQGKEEETTEGFGEAIPQL; via the coding sequence ATGGAAGTGCCTCAAGGCCTGGGAGTCAACCAGGATATTCATGCTGGGAATGCAACCCTTGATCTAGAGGACCGAGAGCACCAGGCGGGCTGGGTGAGAGTGAGGGTGGAGGAGAGCTGGTTCACTGTCGAGCGGGCCTTGCTGGCAAGGTACAGCGACTACTTTGCTGCACTCTTTCAGTCTGGGATGACAGAAAGTGAACAGGATGAGCTCTGTCTGAAGGGAGGAGTGCATGCAAGGGGTTTTCTCATAGCCCTCACTGTCTGCAGGGGAGAGATTCCTACCATCAGTGATGCAGATGAGCTTGTGGACGCTGTTGAGTGCGCCGCTTTTCTGCAGGTCCCGCGCTTGGTGCGGCATCTTTGTGACATTATCGATTCAGACAATTGCCTCCTGCTTTACCAGGCTGCCTCCATCTTTGGGGTACATGCACTCTTTCACAGTGCTGCTCTTTTCCTATGTGATGCTTTCGATGAGCTGAAGGAAGCAGCAGAGGATACAATCTCTGCCGACTTGCTACAATATTCTCAGTCATTGTCCCCTTCTGCTTACATTGCAATAGGTACCCATTCTCCTTCTATGGACATGCTGCATGACTGCTTTAGGACTGTTTGCTATCTTGATGAAAAAGAGGGAGAATGGAAGCATCTGACAAACCTGCCAACTCTCTGTAGCACCTCCATGGCTGGCGTGGCCGTGCTTGACAATCGCCTGTACATTGTAGGGGGAGTTTACGGTTATGGTAAAGAGACAGTGGACGCCAGCTTTTGCTACAACCCTGCTACAGGGGCCTGGATTGTTCTTCCTGGTCCCCAACAACAAAGATATGACTTCACTCTCTTGGGGCATGAAGGCAGACTGTATGCCATCGGTGGGGAGTTTCAAAAACGAATTATTTCCACAGCAGAGAGTTATGACGCTAAGAAAGGAGAGTGGACATTTATACAACAGGCCCCAAGACCTATAGCTTCGGCAGCTTGTGCTGTTGCAAGACAGAGGATGTTTGTTTGCTTCTGGAAGCCACCAGACACCACGGATATTTTCGAATACACGCCAGCAATAGATGAATGGAAACTTGTCACCACAATGATCAGAAATCAAAGCTATGGCCACTGTATGGTAGCCCACAGGGACAATTTATATGTAATGCGTAACGGGCCTTGTGACGACTTCCTGCGCTGTCTAATAGACTGCTACAACATCACGACAGGCCAGTGGACAGCCCTGCCCGGACACTACATAAACAGCAAGGGGGCGCTGTTCACTGCAATGATAAGAGGGGACTCAGTATTTACAGTCAAACACATGTTAACTCTTCAATATACCATCACTGACAATGGATGGAAGCCCTGCAGGCAGATGAAAGGATTTCCAAAGAGTGGTTCGCTGTGGACATGTTTACTTAGGCTTCCCAAGATGGGACCGGTTATACCACAGCTGGATGCACAAGGGAAGGAAGAAGAAACAACTGAGGGATTTGGGGAAGCTATACCACAACTGTGA